From Triticum aestivum cultivar Chinese Spring chromosome 4A, IWGSC CS RefSeq v2.1, whole genome shotgun sequence, a single genomic window includes:
- the LOC123088126 gene encoding transcription factor bHLH144 has protein sequence MQGGPGYGYGGYGYGAGYDMTGYGNGGAYYTNDRYPTPAPAPAAYEDPLAGRRQHDFPAPLTGLEFQPSDACPKNYVIFDQTYDRSRVMYNPSLPNNFGSSGGYDQHGNNGGYDHGKGTYYGGGECSIRQKEDSGEIDALMSSEEEDDVLSTGRTSGSHGEGSPDSTCSPGYVVSVSPSGGGGGERKKNRMKKMMKTLKGIIPGGDRMDTPAALDEAVKYLKSLKVEAKKHGVRGSRS, from the coding sequence ATGCAGGGAGGTCCAGGCTACGGGTACGGCGGCTACGGCTACGGTGCCGGCTATGACATGACCGGGTACGGCAACGGCGGAGCGTACTACACCAACGACCGGTACCCCACGCCGGCACCGGCGCCGGCTGCCTATGAGGACCCGCTCGCCGGTCGGAGGCAGCACGATTTCCCGGCGCCGCTCACCGGGCTCGAGTTCCAGCCGTCGGATGCCTGCCCCAAGAACTACGTGATCTTTGATCAGACCTACGACCGGAGCAGGGTCATGTACAACCCGTCGCTGCCCAACAACTTCGGTTCCTCCGGGGGCTATGACCAGCACGGCAACAACGGTGGCTACGATCACGGCAAGGGCACCTACTACGGCGGCGGCGAATGCTCGATCCGGCAGAAGGAGGACAGCGGCGAGATCGACGCGCTGATGAgctccgaggaggaggacgacgtgcTGAGCACGGGTCGCACTTCAGGGAGCCACGGCGAGGGCTCGCCGGACTCCACGTGCTCCCCCGGGTACGTGGTGAGCGTCAGCCCGAGTGGCGGCGGAGGTGGCGAGAGGAAGAAAAAccggatgaagaagatgatgaagacgcTCAAGGGGATCATCCCCGGCGGCGACCGGATGGACACGCCCGCCGCCCTCGACGAGGCCGTCAAGTACCTCAAGTCGCTCAAGGTAGAGGCCAAGAAGCACGGGGTGCGCGGATCAAGAAGCTAG